One Parasphingorhabdus cellanae genomic region harbors:
- the recF gene encoding DNA replication/repair protein RecF (All proteins in this family for which functions are known are DNA-binding proteins that assist the filamentation of RecA onto DNA for the initiation of recombination or recombinational repair.), translating to MTISRLTLQNFRNYPQLRLETAPGFIVLSGDNGAGKTNILEAVSLLSPGRGLRRALIKDMAYEQSSGDFAVAAELGDVQLGTGTSAEYPERRKTRVNGAAVPTNDLAQWLSILWLTPAMDRLFMEGASGRRNFLDRLVTALEPEHARNCTRYDAARRERNRLLADEYMPDSEWLDALDGQLAGFGSAVAEARFRITEALNSALTVTDDGLFAAARLHLDDKQLRSEMALLEALKASRQADRGAGRTLTGPHRADLTVFHGAKAQAAEKCSTGEQKALLFSIILAHADLIAEQRGTRPMLLLDEVAAHLDPGRRAALFNQLEDKGGQVWLTGTEPGLFDDIPENALHFQVAGGNVTRR from the coding sequence ATGACGATCTCTCGGCTCACACTCCAAAATTTTCGGAACTATCCGCAACTGCGTCTGGAAACTGCACCGGGCTTCATCGTGCTCAGCGGCGACAATGGCGCGGGAAAGACCAATATATTGGAAGCCGTGTCGCTTTTATCGCCCGGTCGCGGGTTAAGACGCGCGCTGATCAAGGATATGGCCTATGAACAAAGCAGCGGCGATTTCGCGGTAGCGGCCGAGCTCGGCGACGTTCAATTGGGGACCGGGACCAGCGCGGAATATCCCGAACGGCGCAAGACACGGGTCAACGGCGCGGCTGTGCCGACTAATGATCTGGCGCAATGGCTGTCGATATTATGGCTGACCCCGGCGATGGACCGCTTGTTTATGGAAGGTGCATCGGGGCGTCGCAATTTCCTTGATCGGTTAGTAACGGCTCTTGAACCGGAACATGCCAGAAACTGCACGCGTTATGATGCCGCAAGGCGGGAACGCAACCGACTGCTGGCCGATGAATATATGCCGGACAGCGAATGGCTTGATGCTCTCGACGGGCAATTGGCTGGTTTCGGGAGCGCTGTCGCCGAGGCCCGCTTTCGCATTACCGAAGCGCTTAACAGCGCGCTGACGGTCACCGATGATGGTTTGTTTGCGGCGGCCAGGCTTCATCTTGATGATAAACAGTTGCGCAGTGAGATGGCTTTGCTGGAGGCACTCAAAGCGAGCCGTCAGGCGGATCGGGGCGCTGGTCGGACTTTGACGGGACCGCATCGGGCTGACCTGACCGTATTTCACGGAGCCAAAGCTCAGGCAGCGGAAAAATGCTCCACAGGCGAGCAAAAGGCGCTGCTATTTTCAATCATATTGGCCCATGCTGATCTGATTGCTGAACAGCGTGGAACCAGGCCCATGCTCTTGCTGGATGAAGTGGCCGCTCATCTGGACCCCGGGCGCCGCGCGGCCCTGTTCAACCAGCTAGAGGATAAAGGTGGGCAAGTCTGGCTTACCGGGACTGAACCTGGATTGTTTGATGATATCCCCGAAAACGCGCTTCATTTTCAGGTCGCTGGCGGAAACGTAACCAGGCGTTAA
- a CDS encoding PspC domain-containing protein produces MKNKLKLDKANGKLMGVCSGLANWSGMDANLLRIIFVLATIFGFGSAIIIYLAIGLIVD; encoded by the coding sequence GTGAAAAACAAACTGAAACTCGACAAAGCCAATGGCAAGCTAATGGGCGTATGTTCCGGTCTTGCAAATTGGAGCGGTATGGATGCCAATCTTCTACGGATCATTTTCGTACTCGCAACAATCTTCGGCTTCGGTTCTGCGATTATCATTTACCTCGCCATCGGCCTGATTGTAGACTAA
- a CDS encoding cation diffusion facilitator family transporter encodes MSGHHHHHGHISHSHHDRHGPHGHMPTNFSRAFAVGIALNTIYIIVEVTYGLLSGSMALLADAGHNLSDVLGLAVAWAGAELAKKPPSKQFTYGLGGSSILAALLNGLFLLVACGAIAWEAIERFNAPQAVASQTVIIVASIGIVINFGTAMLFMRGQKEDINIRGAFLHMMADAAVSAGVVIGGIAIFYTGQNWIDPLISLFIVALIFWSTWGLLTEAVRMSLAGVPRGIDAEEVLDALSELPGVQTVHDLHIWPMSTSENALTAHLVIPGGHPGKRFLADVEAAMKKRFAIHHITIQIELEDEESDMCQTDCGS; translated from the coding sequence ATGTCCGGCCACCATCATCATCACGGGCATATCTCTCACAGCCATCATGATCGCCACGGCCCGCACGGCCATATGCCAACAAATTTCAGCCGTGCCTTTGCTGTCGGCATAGCCCTCAACACTATCTACATCATCGTCGAGGTCACCTATGGCCTCCTTTCCGGCTCGATGGCGCTGCTTGCTGATGCCGGGCACAATCTGTCTGATGTCTTGGGATTGGCCGTCGCCTGGGCCGGTGCGGAACTCGCCAAGAAACCTCCCAGCAAGCAATTTACCTATGGTCTTGGCGGGTCGTCTATCTTGGCGGCATTGCTTAATGGCTTGTTTCTGCTGGTTGCCTGCGGGGCGATTGCCTGGGAAGCGATAGAGCGGTTTAATGCGCCTCAGGCAGTTGCGTCGCAAACGGTCATTATTGTCGCGTCGATCGGTATTGTCATAAATTTCGGAACCGCGATGCTGTTCATGCGCGGCCAGAAGGAAGATATAAACATCCGCGGCGCATTTTTGCATATGATGGCCGATGCTGCTGTGTCGGCCGGCGTTGTCATTGGCGGTATTGCGATATTCTATACCGGCCAGAACTGGATCGATCCGCTGATCAGCCTGTTCATTGTGGCACTCATCTTCTGGAGCACCTGGGGTTTGTTGACAGAGGCCGTCCGGATGTCATTGGCCGGTGTGCCGCGGGGCATTGATGCGGAAGAAGTGCTCGACGCGCTTTCCGAGCTGCCTGGGGTACAGACGGTTCATGATCTCCATATCTGGCCAATGAGCACTAGCGAAAATGCGTTGACGGCGCATCTGGTCATTCCCGGCGGTCATCCCGGCAAAAGATTCCTTGCCGATGTTGAAGCCGCCATGAAAAAGCGTTTCGCTATTCATCATATTACCATTCAGATTGAGCTGGAGGATGAAGAATCGGATATGTGCCAGACGGATTGCGGTTCCTAG
- a CDS encoding YMGG-like glycine zipper-containing protein, with protein MRLFAKKLSILSVTAVSALSLSACAGNYAGEGAAAGAATGAIIGAVTGDTDDALKGAAIGAAAGAAAGYFIDKDDRCDGYNDDGELDDDCRGEPGYPD; from the coding sequence ATGCGACTATTTGCAAAAAAACTTTCTATTCTTTCCGTAACCGCTGTGTCGGCATTATCTCTGTCGGCCTGTGCCGGAAACTATGCCGGCGAAGGCGCTGCCGCCGGTGCAGCTACTGGCGCGATTATCGGTGCGGTAACCGGTGATACAGATGATGCCCTGAAAGGTGCAGCCATTGGTGCAGCGGCCGGAGCCGCAGCGGGCTATTTCATTGACAAAGATGATCGCTGTGATGGCTATAATGATGACGGCGAGCTGGATGATGATTGTCGCGGTGAACCCGGCTACCCTGACTGA
- a CDS encoding acylneuraminate cytidylyltransferase family protein translates to MYDLAVIVPVRRGSSRIAEKCLLPFGDQETLIEWKLAQLTKVIDPQRIYLSSEDEAFLDLADRFGVSRHRRARHLAIDHIAPFRDVITGIVRDIPHAHIAWSTVVCPLMAPQEYCDAFRAYHDSVICGDDDSLLGVNLMKEYFWSRDGALNYEATRNHTISQDLPDWYKVTNSIYMAPRQQILAREYFVGDNPVLQPLSKLAGVDIDYIEDYRIAQALYAVYAEDGLDVIDPATRLDWTRDDPDIAMAV, encoded by the coding sequence ATGTATGATCTCGCTGTAATAGTTCCGGTCCGCCGCGGCAGTTCCCGCATTGCAGAAAAATGCCTGCTCCCGTTTGGGGACCAGGAGACATTGATCGAATGGAAACTTGCGCAGCTAACTAAAGTCATCGACCCGCAGCGCATTTATCTGTCCAGCGAGGACGAGGCGTTTCTGGACTTAGCGGACCGTTTCGGCGTGTCCCGCCATCGCCGCGCGCGGCATTTGGCAATCGACCATATCGCGCCGTTTCGCGATGTCATTACCGGTATCGTCCGGGACATCCCGCATGCTCATATTGCCTGGTCCACGGTTGTTTGCCCGCTCATGGCCCCGCAGGAATATTGCGATGCGTTTCGCGCCTATCATGACAGTGTGATTTGCGGTGACGATGATTCCTTGCTGGGTGTCAACCTGATGAAGGAATATTTCTGGTCGCGCGATGGCGCGCTAAACTATGAGGCGACCCGCAATCACACGATCTCTCAAGACCTGCCGGATTGGTACAAAGTCACCAACAGCATTTATATGGCACCCCGCCAACAGATTTTGGCGCGCGAATATTTCGTCGGTGACAATCCGGTCCTTCAGCCGCTGTCCAAACTGGCTGGCGTTGATATCGACTATATTGAGGATTATCGGATCGCCCAGGCGCTTTATGCGGTCTATGCCGAGGACGGATTGGATGTGATTGACCCGGCAACCCGGCTGGACTGGACGCGCGATGATCCCGATATCGCCATGGCAGTATGA
- a CDS encoding MATE family efflux transporter — protein MASAAHSFPSPNPWRREASVTLKLAWPLILSNLTMALIGATDVLMIGWLGARELAAATLGFNLAMSCAIFCMGLVTASAPMMASEIGRMGHSVRDVRRTFRQAIWAAVTVIVPFWILLWNTESILVFFGQQPDLARNAGLYISAYMWSILPFLCFIILRNFISALEQPVWALIISVIAVLANALFNYALIFGKFGVPAFGVIGAGIGSVMTNMLMFGGMALVVILHKRFRRYHLFGRFWRADWQRYRALWKLGLPIAVTMGLEGSVFGIAALLMGLINAESVAAHAIALQLASLTFMVPMGLGQAATVRVGIQYGRKDHAGITRAGWVSFVLGTSFMAAMALVFVLAPDFLIAIFIDASAPGNEKVATLAVSFLAIAAIFQIVDGAQVVGAGMLRGLHDTTVPMVFALMGYWFIGIGVGAGLAFWQGWEGIGVWTGLASGLGIVAILMLARWMMRQRIGLLP, from the coding sequence ATGGCTAGCGCAGCGCACTCTTTCCCATCACCAAACCCGTGGCGCCGCGAAGCTTCGGTGACGCTGAAACTCGCCTGGCCGCTTATCCTTTCGAACCTGACGATGGCACTTATTGGCGCCACCGATGTGCTGATGATCGGCTGGCTCGGTGCGCGGGAACTGGCTGCGGCGACGTTGGGTTTCAACCTCGCCATGAGCTGCGCGATTTTCTGTATGGGTCTGGTGACCGCGTCCGCGCCAATGATGGCCAGCGAGATTGGCCGCATGGGACATAGCGTGCGCGATGTACGCCGAACCTTTCGGCAGGCCATTTGGGCGGCTGTGACGGTCATTGTCCCGTTTTGGATATTGCTGTGGAACACGGAAAGCATTTTGGTTTTCTTTGGACAGCAACCGGATCTGGCGCGCAATGCCGGGCTTTATATCTCGGCCTATATGTGGTCGATATTGCCGTTTCTATGCTTTATCATTTTGCGTAACTTTATTTCCGCCTTGGAGCAACCGGTCTGGGCGCTCATTATCAGTGTGATCGCGGTTCTGGCCAACGCGCTGTTCAACTATGCCCTGATTTTCGGGAAATTCGGTGTTCCCGCTTTTGGCGTCATCGGCGCTGGTATTGGCAGCGTGATGACCAATATGTTGATGTTTGGCGGCATGGCTTTGGTGGTCATCCTCCACAAACGCTTTCGCCGCTACCATCTATTCGGCCGCTTCTGGCGTGCCGACTGGCAACGTTATCGGGCGCTGTGGAAATTGGGTTTGCCGATCGCGGTGACCATGGGGCTCGAAGGTTCGGTCTTTGGTATTGCCGCATTGTTGATGGGACTCATCAATGCTGAATCTGTCGCGGCTCATGCGATTGCGCTGCAATTGGCATCGCTGACGTTCATGGTGCCGATGGGCTTGGGGCAAGCGGCCACCGTACGGGTTGGAATCCAATATGGTCGGAAAGATCATGCGGGCATTACGCGGGCTGGGTGGGTCAGCTTCGTACTCGGCACGTCCTTCATGGCGGCGATGGCGTTGGTATTCGTTCTCGCGCCCGATTTTCTGATTGCCATTTTCATCGATGCCAGCGCGCCGGGCAATGAAAAAGTTGCTACACTCGCGGTTAGTTTTCTGGCGATTGCGGCAATTTTCCAGATCGTCGATGGCGCACAGGTGGTCGGGGCAGGGATGCTACGCGGATTGCATGATACCACGGTTCCCATGGTGTTCGCCTTAATGGGCTATTGGTTTATTGGTATTGGCGTCGGCGCTGGCCTTGCTTTTTGGCAGGGCTGGGAAGGTATTGGCGTTTGGACTGGCCTCGCCAGCGGTTTGGGTATTGTCGCAATATTGATGCTGGCCCGTTGGATGATGCGGCAGCGGATCGGGCTGTTGCCTTAA
- a CDS encoding YdcH family protein, translating into MKNYVNELVRRHRRLNRLIDNCRAAGRQQEMQQLKRIRLQIKDKIAAAKRELAPVTT; encoded by the coding sequence ATGAAAAACTATGTTAACGAACTTGTGAGACGCCACCGTCGGTTGAACCGCCTGATCGACAATTGCCGTGCCGCTGGCCGGCAGCAGGAAATGCAGCAGTTGAAGCGCATCCGCCTGCAGATCAAGGACAAGATCGCCGCTGCAAAGCGCGAACTGGCACCTGTTACAACCTGA
- a CDS encoding TFIIB-type zinc ribbon-containing protein: protein MTSHSPDGSRTPQATPAMPCPICQVSLTISERQGVEIDFCPQCRGVWLDRGEIDKIIERSRPAEIPRAEQTYRPDRTIYSDSYDNRRYKKKRRKSFLEDLFD from the coding sequence ATGACTTCCCATTCCCCAGATGGCTCTCGCACCCCTCAAGCGACACCAGCCATGCCATGCCCGATTTGCCAAGTCAGCTTGACGATTAGTGAAAGGCAAGGGGTGGAAATTGACTTTTGCCCGCAATGCCGCGGTGTATGGCTTGATCGCGGCGAAATTGACAAGATTATCGAAAGGTCACGGCCAGCCGAAATACCGCGAGCAGAGCAAACCTATCGACCGGACCGTACCATTTACAGCGATAGCTATGATAATCGCCGCTACAAAAAGAAGCGCCGCAAATCGTTCTTGGAAGATCTGTTCGATTAA
- a CDS encoding vgr related protein yields the protein MDAGGNSGRPLTEAEIRLCRSVFGDAINYPEVRIFNRKWWPFHPRRVTMAPDGNMWFHPKGGLFRDDYGSSDLNLQGLFIHEMVHIWQHQKGVFLPLSRHPFCRYDYELVPGKPFEKYGIEQQAEIVRHDFLLKQGARLKNGFQAEQFVGLVPF from the coding sequence GTGGATGCTGGAGGGAATTCGGGCCGCCCGCTTACCGAAGCGGAGATAAGGTTGTGCCGATCAGTGTTTGGTGATGCGATCAATTATCCAGAGGTTCGGATATTTAACCGAAAATGGTGGCCGTTCCATCCTCGGCGCGTCACTATGGCACCAGATGGGAATATGTGGTTCCACCCCAAAGGCGGTCTATTCCGAGACGATTATGGCAGTAGCGACTTAAACCTACAGGGATTGTTCATTCACGAAATGGTCCATATCTGGCAACACCAGAAAGGCGTATTTCTACCGCTCTCTCGCCATCCTTTTTGTCGTTATGATTACGAACTGGTTCCGGGCAAACCATTTGAGAAATATGGTATTGAGCAACAGGCTGAGATTGTTCGCCACGACTTCCTGCTTAAGCAAGGGGCGCGATTGAAAAACGGATTTCAAGCTGAACAGTTTGTTGGCCTAGTGCCGTTTTAG
- a CDS encoding copper chaperone PCu(A)C, with protein sequence MTKHLSIIFASLAVIFLSACGQGDVLRVDEVVVNLSPVDGNPSSGYMTIHGGPDDVSLVSVIADDVMRMEMHETVEKDGMAQMQTLTEVAVPAGEKVKFEPGGKHLMIWGVGSGSIQRGTLRMIFIFSNDDRIQVDGVIRQVGGAAAETADEDDTTDEDSAS encoded by the coding sequence ATGACGAAACATCTTTCGATTATTTTTGCAAGCCTTGCGGTTATTTTTCTTAGTGCCTGCGGCCAAGGTGATGTGCTTCGTGTTGATGAAGTTGTCGTCAATCTTTCGCCTGTCGATGGTAATCCTTCCTCCGGATATATGACGATCCATGGCGGTCCGGACGATGTATCGCTCGTCAGCGTAATCGCAGATGATGTGATGCGTATGGAAATGCACGAAACGGTCGAAAAAGATGGCATGGCACAGATGCAAACCTTGACCGAAGTTGCGGTCCCTGCTGGCGAAAAAGTTAAGTTTGAGCCTGGCGGCAAACATCTTATGATCTGGGGCGTCGGCAGCGGTTCTATCCAACGCGGCACTTTACGGATGATCTTCATTTTCTCCAACGACGACCGGATTCAGGTCGATGGCGTTATCAGACAAGTTGGCGGCGCTGCGGCTGAAACCGCTGACGAAGATGACACAACAGACGAAGATAGCGCATCATAG
- the dnaK gene encoding molecular chaperone DnaK, with amino-acid sequence MAKVIGIDLGTTNSCVAVMDGGKPKVIENAEGARTTPSVVAFAKDGERLIGQPAKRQAVTNPESTIFAVKRLIGRRFDDPMTKKDMKLVPYEIVKGSNGDAWVKAGGEDYSPAQISAFTLQKMKETAEGYLGETVTQAVITVPAYFNDAQRQATKDAGKIAGLEVLRIINEPTAAALAYGLEKNDGKTIAVYDLGGGTFDISILEIGDGVFEVKSTNGDTFLGGEDFDAKVVEFLAEDFKKTESIDLTQDKLALQRLKEAAEKAKIELSSAQTTEVNLPFITADQNGPKHLVKSITRSDLEKLVGDLIKRTLDPCKKALKDAGISASEIDDVVMVGGMTRMPKVRETVQEFFGKEPHTGVNPDEVVAMGAAIQAGVLQGDVKDVLLLDVTPLSLGIETLGGVFTRMIDRNTTIPTKKSQVYSTADDNQQAVTIRVFQGEREMAADNKMLGNFDLVGIPPAPRGVPQIDVTFDIDANGIVNVSAKDKGTGKEQQIKIQASGGLSDTDIDQMVEDAEKFAEEDKKRREEAEAKNNAESLVHTTEKQLSEHGDKIDADLKGQIEEAVKETKEAIESGDPEAMKTKSEALAQVSMQMGQKIYEAEQAAGGDAADAAAADAAAKADDDVVDAEFSEVDDSDDADSDKKEKAAE; translated from the coding sequence ATGGCTAAAGTTATCGGTATTGATTTGGGCACCACCAACAGCTGTGTTGCCGTTATGGACGGCGGCAAGCCGAAAGTTATTGAAAATGCAGAAGGCGCGCGGACGACACCGTCGGTTGTGGCCTTTGCCAAAGACGGCGAGCGGCTGATCGGCCAACCGGCCAAGCGCCAGGCGGTCACCAATCCGGAAAGTACGATTTTCGCGGTGAAACGTCTCATCGGTCGTCGCTTTGATGATCCGATGACGAAGAAAGATATGAAGCTCGTCCCTTATGAAATTGTCAAAGGTTCCAATGGCGATGCATGGGTAAAGGCTGGCGGTGAAGATTATTCTCCCGCGCAGATTTCGGCTTTCACGCTTCAGAAAATGAAAGAAACTGCCGAGGGCTATCTTGGTGAGACCGTTACACAGGCCGTTATCACGGTTCCTGCTTATTTTAATGATGCCCAGCGTCAAGCAACGAAGGATGCTGGTAAAATTGCCGGTCTGGAAGTGCTCCGTATTATTAACGAGCCAACGGCTGCGGCTTTGGCTTACGGTCTTGAGAAAAATGACGGCAAAACCATCGCGGTCTATGACCTTGGTGGCGGTACGTTTGATATCTCGATCCTTGAAATTGGTGATGGCGTTTTTGAAGTAAAGTCCACTAATGGTGATACGTTTCTTGGCGGTGAAGATTTTGATGCCAAGGTCGTTGAATTTCTGGCGGAAGATTTTAAAAAAACCGAAAGCATTGACCTGACCCAGGACAAGCTGGCGCTGCAACGTTTGAAAGAAGCCGCAGAAAAGGCGAAGATTGAATTGTCTTCGGCTCAGACCACAGAGGTCAATCTGCCATTTATTACGGCTGACCAAAACGGTCCCAAGCATCTGGTAAAATCGATAACCCGCTCCGACCTTGAAAAACTGGTCGGTGACTTGATCAAACGGACGCTTGATCCTTGTAAAAAGGCATTGAAGGACGCTGGTATCAGTGCATCAGAGATTGATGATGTTGTGATGGTCGGCGGCATGACCCGTATGCCCAAAGTTCGTGAAACCGTGCAGGAATTTTTCGGCAAAGAACCTCATACTGGTGTAAACCCTGATGAAGTGGTTGCCATGGGTGCTGCTATCCAAGCCGGCGTTTTGCAAGGCGATGTCAAAGATGTTCTTTTGCTCGACGTGACGCCATTGTCATTGGGCATCGAAACCCTTGGCGGTGTTTTCACCCGTATGATCGACCGCAATACGACGATCCCGACGAAAAAGTCGCAGGTCTATTCAACCGCTGATGATAATCAGCAAGCCGTGACCATTCGCGTATTCCAAGGCGAGCGTGAAATGGCTGCCGACAACAAGATGCTCGGCAATTTCGATCTGGTTGGTATTCCGCCAGCGCCGCGCGGTGTGCCGCAAATTGATGTGACGTTTGATATTGATGCCAATGGTATCGTGAACGTTTCCGCCAAGGATAAAGGCACTGGCAAAGAACAGCAGATCAAGATCCAGGCTTCTGGTGGTCTGAGCGATACTGATATCGATCAGATGGTCGAGGATGCTGAAAAATTTGCGGAAGAAGACAAAAAGCGGCGTGAAGAGGCGGAAGCCAAAAACAATGCCGAAAGCCTTGTCCACACGACCGAGAAGCAATTGTCCGAACATGGCGACAAGATTGATGCCGATTTGAAAGGTCAGATCGAAGAAGCCGTCAAGGAAACCAAAGAAGCCATCGAAAGTGGTGATCCGGAAGCGATGAAGACCAAGTCAGAAGCACTGGCGCAGGTTTCCATGCAAATGGGTCAGAAAATCTACGAAGCCGAGCAAGCTGCTGGCGGTGATGCTGCAGATGCAGCGGCAGCCGACGCAGCAGCCAAGGCAGATGATGATGTTGTAGATGCCGAGTTTTCCGAAGTGGACGATAGCGACGACGCTGATTCTGATAAAAAAGAAAAAGCGGCCGAGTAA
- the dnaJ gene encoding molecular chaperone DnaJ: protein MATEIDYYEQLQVDRGCDGATLKSSYRKLAMKYHPDKNPGDAAAEAKFKSISEAYDVLKDPQKRAAYDQYGHAAFTNGGGNNAGGGGFGGAAFNDIGDIFETIFGGGAAGGGFGGQQQQRGPARGADLRYDMEISLEDAFHGKQTEIEIDVSVGCDECDGSGAEPGTGVKTCNMCNGHGKVRAQQGFFVVERTCASCQGRGEVIESPCHVCLGEGRVDRPQALEVEIPAGVDSGTRIRLSGKGEAGARGAPAGDLYIFIHLARHDLFEREGTTLFTRAPISFSVAALGGEIVIPGLDGTKHEIRIPAGIQSGKQIRQRGAGMPVLRGRGNGDMVVQIEVETPTKLSSRQKELLREFQETETGDESPNSSGFFSKIKEAWDGLAD, encoded by the coding sequence ATGGCAACCGAAATAGACTATTATGAACAGCTTCAGGTTGATCGCGGCTGCGACGGCGCGACGCTGAAATCATCCTATCGCAAACTGGCGATGAAATACCATCCTGATAAAAACCCTGGTGACGCTGCTGCGGAAGCCAAATTCAAGTCGATCAGCGAAGCCTATGATGTGCTGAAAGATCCTCAGAAGCGGGCTGCTTATGATCAATATGGCCATGCGGCTTTCACCAACGGTGGTGGCAATAATGCTGGCGGGGGCGGTTTTGGCGGTGCGGCGTTCAACGATATTGGCGATATTTTCGAAACGATCTTTGGCGGCGGCGCAGCTGGCGGCGGCTTTGGCGGTCAACAGCAACAACGCGGCCCAGCGCGTGGTGCAGATTTGCGCTACGATATGGAAATCTCACTGGAAGATGCTTTTCATGGCAAGCAAACCGAAATCGAAATTGATGTATCGGTGGGCTGCGATGAATGTGATGGATCCGGTGCAGAGCCTGGTACAGGCGTAAAAACCTGCAACATGTGTAATGGTCACGGCAAGGTTCGTGCGCAACAAGGCTTTTTCGTCGTCGAGCGCACCTGTGCCAGCTGTCAGGGTCGCGGCGAAGTGATCGAGAGTCCTTGCCATGTCTGTCTCGGTGAAGGCCGGGTCGATAGACCACAGGCGTTGGAAGTTGAGATACCGGCCGGTGTGGATAGTGGCACGCGCATCCGGCTATCTGGCAAAGGCGAAGCGGGTGCACGGGGCGCCCCTGCCGGTGACCTCTATATTTTCATCCACCTAGCGCGCCACGATCTTTTCGAGCGCGAAGGCACGACTCTATTTACCCGCGCGCCGATTAGCTTTTCGGTGGCAGCGCTGGGAGGAGAAATTGTGATTCCCGGTCTTGATGGGACCAAACATGAAATCCGTATCCCTGCAGGTATTCAATCCGGCAAACAAATCCGCCAACGCGGCGCCGGCATGCCTGTCCTGCGAGGAAGAGGCAACGGCGACATGGTTGTTCAAATAGAGGTTGAAACGCCCACAAAATTATCCTCCCGGCAAAAAGAATTACTACGTGAATTTCAAGAGACCGAGACGGGTGACGAAAGTCCAAATAGCAGCGGTTTCTTTTCAAAAATCAAAGAAGCCTGGGACGGCTTGGCAGATTAG
- a CDS encoding helix-turn-helix domain-containing protein, translated as MDQFELESARVAKLTAKQRECLHLVVLRKSSKEIARILDISKPAVDQRLDSARRTLDVASRDEAAIVFARAAGDYDRIIYDPAYLPNQPDSSAKASQGEQPQSFMLEEAAVPYDFNSTHDSDLWLQALKEPSGDLGTVQRLAIIVGMTVGILAIVLIGLAVSQSLSGLLG; from the coding sequence TTGGACCAGTTTGAATTAGAGTCAGCGCGGGTCGCAAAATTAACTGCGAAGCAGCGCGAATGCCTGCATCTGGTAGTACTCAGAAAATCATCAAAAGAGATTGCCCGGATATTGGACATATCCAAGCCAGCCGTGGACCAACGTCTTGATAGCGCGCGGCGGACACTGGATGTAGCGTCACGTGATGAGGCCGCAATTGTCTTTGCCCGCGCCGCTGGAGACTATGATCGGATCATATATGATCCGGCCTATCTTCCCAATCAACCCGATTCCAGCGCAAAAGCAAGTCAGGGCGAACAACCACAATCGTTCATGTTAGAAGAAGCAGCCGTACCATACGACTTCAACTCGACGCATGATTCTGATCTTTGGCTGCAAGCCCTGAAGGAACCGAGTGGTGATCTGGGTACCGTTCAAAGACTAGCTATCATTGTCGGCATGACCGTCGGCATCTTGGCAATTGTTTTGATCGGTCTAGCCGTCTCTCAGTCTCTTTCAGGTCTACTGGGCTAA
- a CDS encoding JAB domain-containing protein → MSSAQAENQRDGSVLAQLIASVAPDQATTLSEALLKEFGSIGRILSESEEALRRVLGSQDAVINLLMATEKLFMAQLQNELPKKLISATDEKLIRYLQASMGSLATETMRVLFLDNVNHLISDQIFGNGSPSKVLVQPRSILKRALELNASAIILVHNHPGGNVQPSQSDVKFTMLIKTLCRELEIKLHDHIVIGGSKWSSFRKMKLL, encoded by the coding sequence TTGTCATCAGCGCAGGCTGAAAACCAACGGGATGGATCCGTCCTGGCGCAGCTGATAGCGTCAGTAGCCCCTGATCAGGCTACGACGCTATCGGAAGCGCTGTTAAAGGAGTTTGGATCGATTGGACGAATTCTGTCGGAATCAGAAGAGGCGTTACGGCGTGTATTAGGGTCGCAGGACGCCGTGATCAATCTTTTGATGGCGACAGAAAAGCTCTTCATGGCGCAGTTGCAAAATGAGCTGCCGAAAAAGCTGATATCGGCAACAGACGAAAAGTTGATCAGATATTTGCAGGCCAGCATGGGCTCGCTTGCCACTGAGACTATGCGCGTGTTGTTTCTGGATAATGTAAACCATTTGATTAGCGATCAGATCTTTGGAAATGGTTCACCTAGCAAGGTGCTTGTACAACCACGAAGCATATTGAAAAGAGCTCTGGAGTTGAATGCCAGCGCAATCATTCTGGTTCATAACCATCCTGGGGGTAATGTGCAGCCCAGTCAGTCGGACGTAAAGTTTACGATGCTGATTAAGACCCTTTGCCGCGAACTGGAAATAAAATTGCACGACCATATCGTCATAGGTGGCAGCAAATGGTCAAGTTTTCGAAAGATGAAATTGTTATGA